In the Breoghania sp. genome, CTGCCACTGGCGGTAGTCGGCCTGCTCTGGAAGCTTGCGGGCGGCGCGCATGGCATCGAGCACCGCGCCGTCGTCCGGACCGCCCTCAAGGAAGGCCGGGTCGAGACCGAAGAGGGTCTGGAAGGCGGCATTGTGGAATTGCAGACGACGATCCGCGCCGAAAATGGCGACGGCGGTGGCAAGCTGGTCGAGCGTGCGGGCGTGGAATTCCACGGTGCGCTTCAGCTCGGCGCGCATCTGCTCCAGTTCGGAGGTGTCGAGCGCGATGCCGGCGCTGCCGGAGGAACGGGTCACGTCGATGACGTCGAAGACGTGACGGCGACCGGCTGCGACCACGGGCAGGCGCGCCTTGAAGCGCCCGTCATCGTCGCGGCCCTCGCTCATGGCGCGACGGCCGGCGGTGTCGAGCAGCTCGATATCGCCGTTCACCGCCTCGTCGGCGCCAGACTCAACCGCAGCCGCATAGGCGCGGTTCACCCAGCTGATGCGGCCTTCGGAATCGCGCAGCCAGACGGGACCATCGAGCGAGTCGAGAAGCGCCTTCAAGGTGGTCATGTCGGAGTTGAGGCGCGCATGGTCGTGCGCAAGATCGGCATGGCGGGCGCGCTCACCGGTCAGATCGCGCAGACGCAGGATCGCCCAGCCTCCGGCCGTGCGGCCCGAAGCCTCAATGAAGCCGCCCTGACGCGCCTGAAGGGTGAGCGAGAAAGGCGCACCTTCATCGCGCAAACGGGCGATCCGCGCATCAAGCCGCGCGGCGCTGTCGGGATGGAGCCAGGTCCCCAGCGCCAGAAGCTGGGCCGCGTTGCGCGGGGCGCCGCTGGCGCTATCGAGCCCACCCAGAACGATAGGGTCGGCTTCGCTGGACGGCCAGATCACAAGGCGCTGGTCGTCCGTATCGAGGACGCCTTCAAGGCGATCAAGCCGCAGCTTGAGATTTCCGTTCTCCTCGGTCAGCCGCGCGGCCAGAGCCTGGGCGCGACGACGGTTGCGCACCATTCCCACGGAGCTCGCCACGCCAAAGGCGATCGTGCCGACAAAGGCGGCGAAGGCGATGACTTCCAGCGAATTGAGAGGGCCGTCAAACGCGGAAAGGCCCGGAATGGCGGCCTCAGCGGAGGAACTGGAAAAACCTAGGACGGGGAGCGAGAGGGCCAGCGCCGTGCTCGCCATCAGGGCAGAGGCGACAGAGCGGCGAAGCATGCGGAGCGGACGGTTGCGATTGGCGCAGGAGAAGCCCCCGGTCCCGGCGGCGGTCATGCGTGTGCTGCCCGGCGCAACGCCCGTAGCGTCGCTTTCCGACAGTTCGCATGGAATCCACCCGTGCCGTGTCGCGCCGCTGCGCGCACGGGAATTGCCGAAATCCGGCATCTAGACCGTCCCCTCCGCCGCTGGAGGCGTGATTGAAACCCCGATATTCCCTCGCACTTCGCGTTGCACGAAGGCGATTCGCAACACCATAACGCGTTTGGGAATCTGGCAGAAGAGTACCAACCCCTAAAACAAAAAGCGGAGCGCGCCTATGACGCACTCCGCGAGTCAACACTAGGGTTTGACTCAAATTGCACCAGTGGAAAACCCGGTGGAAAGTCGACGGCGGGGCAATCGCGTTGCGAGACCCCGCCTGTACCGGGCGCGTTTGGCGCTCAGTACTTGTAGTGTTCGCTCTTGAACGGACCGGTTTTCTCGATCCCCAGATAGCTGGCCTGATCGTCGGACAGCACCGTGAGCTTGGCGCCCAACTTGTCGAGATGCAGACGCGCAACCTTCTCGTCGAGATGCTTGGGCAGCACATAGACCTCGTTCTTGTACTGCTCGCCCTTGGTGAAGAGCTCGATCTGCGCCAGAACCTGGTTGGTGAAGGACGCCGACATCACGTAGCTCGGATGGCCGGTGGCGTTGCCGAGGTTCACGAGACGCCCTTCGGAGAGAAGGATCATGCGCTTGCCTTCCGGGAACTCGATGAGATCCACCTGGGGCTTCACGTTGGTCCACTTGTAGTTCTTCAGGGCCGCGACCTGGATCTCATTATCGAAGTGGCCGATGTTGCACACGATCGCCATGTCCTTCATGGCGCGCATGTGGTCGATCGTGATGATGTCCTTGTTGCCCGTCGCGGTAACGAAGATGTCGGCGGTCGGAGCGACCTCGTCCAGCGTCTTCACGTCGTAGCCGTCCATGGCCGCCTGAAGGGCGCAGATCGGATCGATCTCGGTGACGACAACGCGCGCACCCGCGCCCGAAAGGCTCTGCGCGGAGCCCTTGCCCACATCGCCATAGCCGCACACGACGGCGACCTTGCCGGCCATCATCACGTCGGTGCCGCGGCGGATGCCGTCCACCAGCGATTCACGGCAGCCATAACGGTTGTCGAACTTCGACTTGGTCACGCTGTCATTGACGTTGATCGCCGGGAAGGGCAGCTCGCCGCGCTGCTGCATCTGGTAAAGACGCATCACGCCCGTGGTGGTCTCCTCGGAGACGCCCTGGATGCTGTCGCGGATCGTGGAGTACCAGCCCGGGTTCTTGGCCAGACGCTTGCGGATGGTCGCAAACAGCGCCTCTTCTTCCTCGTTGGAGGGGTTGTCGAGGACGCTCGGGTCCGTCTCGGCCTTGGCGCCAAGCAGGATCAGCATGGTGGCGTCGCCGCCATCATCGAGGATCATGTTGCAGGGCTCGCCTTCGAATTCGAAGATCTTGTCGGCGTATTCCCAATATTCTTCCAGCGTCTCGCCCTTCACGGCGAAAACCGGCACGCCCGTCTTGGCGATGGCGGCTGCGGCCTGATCCTGCGTGGAGAAGATGTTGCACGACGCCCAGCGCACGTCCGCGCCCAGCGCCACAAGCGTCTCGATGAGAACCGCCGTCTGGATCGTCATGTGGAGCGAACCGGCGATGCGCGCGCCCTTGAGCGGCTGCGAAGGCCCGAATTCCTCACGCGCGGCCATCAGGCCCG is a window encoding:
- a CDS encoding ATP-binding protein, whose protein sequence is MPDFGNSRARSGATRHGWIPCELSESDATGVAPGSTRMTAAGTGGFSCANRNRPLRMLRRSVASALMASTALALSLPVLGFSSSSAEAAIPGLSAFDGPLNSLEVIAFAAFVGTIAFGVASSVGMVRNRRRAQALAARLTEENGNLKLRLDRLEGVLDTDDQRLVIWPSSEADPIVLGGLDSASGAPRNAAQLLALGTWLHPDSAARLDARIARLRDEGAPFSLTLQARQGGFIEASGRTAGGWAILRLRDLTGERARHADLAHDHARLNSDMTTLKALLDSLDGPVWLRDSEGRISWVNRAYAAAVESGADEAVNGDIELLDTAGRRAMSEGRDDDGRFKARLPVVAAGRRHVFDVIDVTRSSGSAGIALDTSELEQMRAELKRTVEFHARTLDQLATAVAIFGADRRLQFHNAAFQTLFGLDPAFLEGGPDDGAVLDAMRAARKLPEQADYRQWQKKHLESYQSLEPREVWWHLPDGQTLRVIANPHAKGGVTYIYENVTERIELESRYNALIRVQGETLDHLTEAVAVFGSDGRLRLWNPAFASFWQLDREYLEESPHVSTVFGTCARLFPDPGAWKSLTTTITGLADNRARASGRMQRPDGNVLDYTTVPLPDGGTLVGFVNVTDSVNVERALMDKNEALREADQLKNTFVQHVSYELRSPLTNIIGFAQLLSDPKFGTLTEKQSEYTDYIMSSSSALLAIINDILDLATIDAGIMELDLGEVVISDAVKGAIEGVKDRLAEARIDLRVDVPEDMGSFVADERRLRQVLYNLISNAIRYSDEGGVVEMACTRAGDEIRFVVRDHGCGIAKENIDSVFSRFVGHTSGARRRGAGLGLAIVRSFVELHGGAVEIQSEMNIGTTVVAKFPQKPKARERDAAE
- the ahcY gene encoding adenosylhomocysteinase, translating into MTATNYIVKDIALADWGRTEIDIAETEMPGLMAAREEFGPSQPLKGARIAGSLHMTIQTAVLIETLVALGADVRWASCNIFSTQDQAAAAIAKTGVPVFAVKGETLEEYWEYADKIFEFEGEPCNMILDDGGDATMLILLGAKAETDPSVLDNPSNEEEEALFATIRKRLAKNPGWYSTIRDSIQGVSEETTTGVMRLYQMQQRGELPFPAINVNDSVTKSKFDNRYGCRESLVDGIRRGTDVMMAGKVAVVCGYGDVGKGSAQSLSGAGARVVVTEIDPICALQAAMDGYDVKTLDEVAPTADIFVTATGNKDIITIDHMRAMKDMAIVCNIGHFDNEIQVAALKNYKWTNVKPQVDLIEFPEGKRMILLSEGRLVNLGNATGHPSYVMSASFTNQVLAQIELFTKGEQYKNEVYVLPKHLDEKVARLHLDKLGAKLTVLSDDQASYLGIEKTGPFKSEHYKY